The Acidobacteriota bacterium region CTGTTGCGGCTCGTGCGCACCGCCGCCGCCGACTTCCTCCGCGCCAGCGGACCGGAGCTGTCCCTCCGCGTCGAGGTCGAAGCGGAGGGCCGCCTCGTCATCAGCTGTGATCCGTCCGAGGTGCGCCAGGCCATCTGGCAGGTCCTCCAGAACGCCCAGGATGCGAAGCCGGACGGCGAGATCAGGATCCGGACCGGAGTGCTCGAGGTCGGCGAGGAGGCGGCCTCCGCCGCCCCCGGCCGGCGCCCCGGCCGGTACGCGGTGGTGGAGATCACCGACAGCGGCCCCGGTATGACCCCGGAGGAACGCGCGCGCGCCCTGGAGCCGTTCTTCAGCACGAAGGGCTCGCGGGCTTCGGGACTCGGCCTGACCCTCGCCTACGGAACGGTCCGTGCCCACGGCGGCTTCCTCGAGCTGGAGTCGGAGCGCGGCGCGGGGACGACCGTTCGCCTCGCCTTCCCGCTCGTCAGCCAGGAGGAGGTCGAAGCCGCTCCGGAGCCGGTCCCGGTCGATCCGCGGGCGCGGTGGCGGGGCAGGGAGACCGTCCTGATCGTGGACGACGACGAGGTTTCGCGGGAGGAGGCGATGCGCCTTCTCGAATCGTACGGGTACCACGTCGAGTTGGCGAGCACCCCGCGCGAAGCGCTCCAGCGGCTCCGCCACCGGCCGCGGGTCGACCTCGTCCTCCTCGACATGGTCCTCCCCGGCTGGAACGGCCCCGACGTGCTGAAGCGGATCCTGCGGCACTGGCCGGGACAGCGGACGGTCATGGTCAGCCCGTACCCGCTACAGGAGCACGAGGAGCACGCGCTCCAGATCGGAGCCGTGGGGATCTACCGGAAACCGTTCCGCGATCCCGACCTGCCTCGTGCGGTCCGGGAGGCACTCGACGGCCCGCCTCCGGCTCCCGCCTGATCCGCGCGGGCTCGTGCGCTTCCGGCCGCGCCTGTATCATGGGCGGCCCCGCCCGCCATCCGGTCCTCGGCGAAGAACCCGAGTCGAACGAATTGCAAGGAGGAAGCGATGCCCGCCGATCCGTTCCACGCCCGTGATCGCCTCGAGACAGCGTCGGGCCCGGTGGAGATCTTCCGTCTCGACCGGCTGGAAAAGCAGGGCTTCGGGGAGGTCTCGCGCCTTCCCTTCTCGATCAAGGTGCTGCTGGAGTCGTTGTTGCGCAACGTCGACGGGCATCTGGTGACCGAGGAGGACGTGACGCGCCTGGCCGGG contains the following coding sequences:
- a CDS encoding response regulator, with the translated sequence DIAERLVRDFDGLFQQIRRLARSAGKPGEARGERELLSAIERLASRGAALTRRVRALAPSSVDRSTHRPCDLLRLVRTAAADFLRASGPELSLRVEVEAEGRLVISCDPSEVRQAIWQVLQNAQDAKPDGEIRIRTGVLEVGEEAASAAPGRRPGRYAVVEITDSGPGMTPEERARALEPFFSTKGSRASGLGLTLAYGTVRAHGGFLELESERGAGTTVRLAFPLVSQEEVEAAPEPVPVDPRARWRGRETVLIVDDDEVSREEAMRLLESYGYHVELASTPREALQRLRHRPRVDLVLLDMVLPGWNGPDVLKRILRHWPGQRTVMVSPYPLQEHEEHALQIGAVGIYRKPFRDPDLPRAVREALDGPPPAPA